One Mixta gaviniae genomic window carries:
- the btuC gene encoding vitamin B12 ABC transporter permease BtuC, with amino-acid sequence MSLLNELSRQADRRAYRWLLALGLLLLAITLLSLCAGEQWISPDRWLSPEGELFIWQLRLPRTLSVLLVGASLAMAGCVMQALFENPLAEPGLLGVSNGAGVGLVLCVLLGSGDVWAFSLAAIAGALLVTLVLLRFARRHLSNSRLLLAGVALGIICSAVMTWVVYFSSNLDLRQLMYWMMGGFSGIDWRYRWLMLALLPAICWLGAQAKILNLLALGETSARQLGLSVFLWRNLLVVAIGWLVGVSVALAGAIGFIGLVVPHLLRLKGLTDHRALLPASALAGAAVLLAADIIARLVLSAAELPIGVVTATLGSPLFIWLLLTQRR; translated from the coding sequence ATGTCGCTGTTAAACGAACTCTCACGTCAGGCGGATCGCCGCGCGTACCGCTGGCTTCTTGCTCTGGGCCTGCTGCTGCTGGCGATCACGCTGTTGAGCCTTTGCGCCGGCGAGCAGTGGATATCGCCGGATCGCTGGCTCAGCCCGGAAGGCGAGCTGTTTATCTGGCAGCTGCGTCTGCCGCGCACGTTAAGCGTACTGCTGGTGGGGGCGTCGCTGGCGATGGCGGGCTGCGTGATGCAGGCATTGTTTGAAAATCCGCTGGCGGAGCCGGGGCTGCTGGGCGTATCAAACGGCGCCGGCGTCGGGCTGGTGCTGTGCGTGCTGCTGGGCAGTGGCGATGTCTGGGCCTTCAGCCTGGCGGCCATCGCCGGCGCGCTGCTGGTGACGCTGGTGCTGCTGCGCTTTGCGCGGCGGCATCTCTCCAACAGCCGCCTGTTACTGGCGGGCGTTGCGCTGGGGATCATCTGCAGCGCAGTGATGACCTGGGTGGTCTACTTCAGCAGCAACCTCGATCTGCGCCAGCTGATGTACTGGATGATGGGCGGCTTCAGCGGCATCGACTGGCGCTATCGCTGGCTGATGCTGGCGCTGCTGCCGGCAATTTGCTGGCTGGGCGCCCAGGCGAAAATTCTGAATTTACTGGCGCTGGGCGAAACCAGCGCGCGCCAGCTCGGCCTGTCGGTTTTTCTGTGGCGCAACCTGCTGGTGGTGGCAATCGGCTGGCTGGTGGGCGTCAGCGTGGCGCTGGCCGGCGCCATCGGTTTTATCGGCCTGGTGGTGCCCCATCTGCTGCGCCTGAAAGGGTTAACCGATCACCGGGCGCTGCTGCCCGCCAGCGCGCTGGCGGGTGCCGCCGTATTGCTTGCAGCCGATATCATTGCCAGACTGGTACTCAGCGCAGCGGAATTGCCCATCGGCGTGGTGACCGCCACGCTGGGTTCGCCGCTGTTTATTTGGCTCTTACTGACGCAGCGCCGCTAG
- the pheS gene encoding phenylalanine--tRNA ligase subunit alpha, with protein MSHLAELVANARAAIEHAQDVAALDNVRVEYLGKKGHLTLQMTTLRELPAEERPAAGAVINEAKQQVQEALNARKHALESAALNARLAAETIDVSLPGRRVENGGLHPVTRTIDRIEAFFGELGFAVVTGPEIEDDYHNFDALNIPGHHPARADHDTFWFDATRLLRTQTSGVQIRTMKNQQPPIRIIAPGRVYRNDYDQTHTPMFHQMEGLIVDKNISFTNLKGTLHDFLRNFFEEDLQIRFRPSYFPFTEPSAEVDVMGKNGKWLEVLGCGMVHPNVLRNVGIDPEIYSGFAFGMGMERLTMLRYGVSDLRAFFENDLRFLKQFK; from the coding sequence ATGTCCCATCTCGCAGAGCTGGTTGCCAACGCCAGGGCAGCCATTGAACATGCGCAGGACGTTGCGGCGTTAGATAACGTCCGCGTGGAATACCTGGGCAAAAAAGGGCATCTGACCCTGCAGATGACTACCCTGCGCGAACTGCCGGCGGAAGAGCGTCCGGCGGCCGGCGCGGTGATCAATGAAGCCAAACAGCAGGTGCAGGAAGCGCTGAACGCCCGTAAGCACGCGCTGGAGTCAGCGGCGCTGAACGCGCGTCTGGCGGCGGAAACCATCGACGTCTCCCTGCCGGGACGCCGCGTGGAAAACGGCGGCCTGCATCCCGTCACCCGCACCATCGACCGTATTGAAGCCTTCTTTGGCGAGCTGGGCTTTGCCGTTGTCACCGGGCCGGAAATTGAAGATGACTATCACAACTTCGACGCGCTGAATATTCCGGGGCATCACCCGGCGCGCGCCGATCACGACACCTTCTGGTTCGACGCGACGCGTCTGCTGCGTACTCAGACCTCCGGCGTGCAGATCCGCACTATGAAAAACCAGCAGCCGCCGATTCGCATCATCGCGCCGGGCCGCGTCTACCGTAACGATTACGATCAGACCCACACCCCGATGTTCCATCAGATGGAAGGCCTGATCGTCGATAAAAACATCAGCTTCACCAACCTGAAGGGCACGCTGCACGATTTCCTGCGCAACTTCTTTGAGGAAGATTTGCAGATCCGTTTCCGTCCTTCCTATTTCCCGTTCACTGAGCCTTCTGCGGAAGTGGACGTGATGGGCAAAAATGGCAAATGGCTGGAAGTGCTGGGCTGCGGCATGGTGCATCCGAACGTGCTGCGCAATGTCGGCATCGATCCGGAAATCTATTCCGGCTTCGCCTTCGGCATGGGCATGGAGCGTCTGACCATGCTGCGCTACGGCGTGAGCGATCTGCGTGCATTCTTCGAAAACGATCTTCGTTTCCTCAAACAGTTTAAATAA
- the rpmI gene encoding 50S ribosomal protein L35, with amino-acid sequence MPKIKTVRGAAKRFKKTGKGGFKHKHANLRHILTKKSTKRKRHLRPKAMVSKGDLGLVIACLPYA; translated from the coding sequence ATGCCTAAGATTAAAACTGTCCGTGGCGCGGCTAAACGCTTTAAAAAAACCGGTAAAGGTGGCTTTAAGCACAAGCACGCTAACCTGCGTCATATCCTGACCAAAAAATCAACCAAGCGTAAACGTCACCTGCGCCCGAAAGCCATGGTGTCTAAAGGCGATCTGGGTCTGGTTATTGCCTGCCTGCCGTACGCATAA
- the rplT gene encoding 50S ribosomal protein L20, with translation MARVKRGVIARARHKKILKQAKGYYGARSRVYRVAFQAVIKAGQYAYRDRRQRKRQFRQLWIARINAAARQNGISYSRFINGLKKASIEIDRKILADIAVFDKVAFSALVEKAKSALA, from the coding sequence ATGGCTCGTGTAAAACGTGGTGTCATTGCTCGCGCACGTCACAAAAAAATCTTAAAACAAGCTAAAGGCTACTACGGTGCGCGTTCACGCGTTTACCGCGTTGCCTTCCAGGCTGTTATCAAAGCTGGTCAGTATGCTTACCGCGACCGTCGTCAGCGTAAGCGTCAGTTCCGTCAGCTGTGGATTGCGCGTATCAACGCAGCAGCGCGTCAGAACGGCATCTCTTACAGCCGTTTCATCAATGGCCTGAAAAAAGCGTCCATTGAAATCGACCGTAAAATCCTGGCTGACATCGCCGTATTCGATAAAGTGGCATTCTCTGCACTGGTCGAAAAAGCGAAATCAGCTCTGGCGTAA
- the thrS gene encoding threonine--tRNA ligase → MPVITLPDGSQRSYDRAISVMEIAQDIGPGLAKACIAGRVNGELVDAVDPIAEDATVAIITAKDDAGLEIIRHSCAHLLGHAMKQLWPNAKMAIGPVIDNGFYYDVDLDHTLTQEDLDRLEKRMHELAETNYDVVKKKVSWQEARDVFAGRGENYKTTILDENISHDDRPGLYHHEEYVDMCRGPHVPNMRFCHHFKLQKIAGAYWRGDSSNKMLQRIYGTAWADKKQLNAYLQRLEEAAKRDHRKIGKQLDLYHMQEEAPGMVFWHNDGWTIFRELETFVRSKLKEYQYQEVKGPFMMDRVLWEKTGHWENYKEAMFTTASENREYCIKPMNCPGHVQIFNQGLKSYRDLPLRMAEFGSCHRNEPSGALHGLMRVRGFTQDDAHIFCTEEQVRAEVNSCIKMVYDMYSTFGFEKIVVKLSTRPEKRIGSDELWDRAEADLAAALAENDIPFEYQPGEGAFYGPKIEFTLHDCLDRPWQCGTVQLDFSLPSRLSASYVGENNERQVPVMIHRAILGSMERFIGILTEEYAGFYPTWLAPVQAVVMNITDGQSDYVNELTRKLQNAGIRVKADLRNEKIGFKIREHTLRRVPYMLVCGDKEVEAGKVAVRTRRGKDLGSMDVDVLIEKLQQEIRSRNLHQLEE, encoded by the coding sequence ATGCCTGTAATTACTCTTCCTGACGGCAGTCAACGCAGCTACGATCGCGCCATTAGCGTAATGGAGATCGCGCAGGATATCGGGCCGGGTCTGGCAAAAGCCTGTATCGCGGGTCGCGTCAACGGCGAACTGGTGGACGCGGTCGACCCGATCGCGGAAGACGCCACCGTAGCGATCATTACCGCGAAAGATGACGCTGGCCTGGAAATTATTCGCCACTCCTGCGCGCACCTGCTTGGTCATGCGATGAAACAGCTTTGGCCCAACGCCAAAATGGCGATCGGTCCGGTCATCGATAACGGCTTCTATTACGACGTCGACCTCGATCACACGCTGACGCAGGAAGATCTCGATCGGCTGGAAAAGCGTATGCACGAGCTGGCCGAAACCAACTATGACGTGGTCAAGAAGAAGGTTAGCTGGCAGGAAGCGCGCGATGTGTTCGCCGGCCGCGGCGAGAACTACAAAACCACCATTCTGGACGAGAATATCAGCCACGACGATCGTCCCGGCCTCTATCATCATGAAGAGTACGTGGATATGTGTCGTGGCCCGCACGTGCCGAATATGCGTTTCTGTCACCACTTTAAGCTGCAGAAAATTGCAGGCGCCTACTGGCGCGGCGACAGCAGCAATAAAATGCTGCAGCGCATCTATGGCACCGCCTGGGCGGATAAAAAGCAGCTGAACGCCTATCTGCAACGTCTGGAAGAGGCCGCCAAGCGTGACCACCGTAAGATCGGCAAGCAGCTCGATCTCTACCACATGCAGGAAGAAGCGCCTGGCATGGTGTTCTGGCACAACGATGGCTGGACTATCTTCCGCGAGCTGGAAACCTTTGTCCGCAGCAAGCTGAAAGAGTATCAGTACCAGGAAGTAAAAGGTCCGTTCATGATGGACCGCGTGCTGTGGGAAAAAACCGGGCACTGGGAAAACTACAAAGAAGCGATGTTTACCACCGCTTCCGAGAACCGTGAATACTGCATCAAGCCGATGAACTGTCCCGGCCACGTGCAGATTTTCAATCAGGGTCTAAAATCATACCGCGACCTGCCGTTACGTATGGCGGAGTTCGGCAGCTGCCACCGTAACGAGCCGTCAGGCGCGTTGCACGGCCTGATGCGCGTACGCGGCTTTACGCAGGATGACGCCCATATCTTCTGTACGGAAGAGCAGGTGCGTGCCGAAGTAAACAGCTGCATCAAGATGGTGTATGACATGTACAGCACCTTCGGTTTTGAAAAAATCGTGGTGAAACTTTCTACCCGTCCTGAAAAGCGCATCGGCAGCGATGAGTTATGGGATCGCGCTGAGGCGGATCTTGCCGCCGCGCTGGCGGAGAACGACATTCCGTTCGAATACCAGCCGGGCGAGGGCGCTTTCTACGGTCCTAAAATTGAGTTTACCCTGCATGACTGCCTGGATCGTCCGTGGCAGTGCGGCACCGTTCAGCTCGACTTCTCTTTGCCGAGCCGTCTGAGTGCCTCGTATGTGGGTGAAAATAATGAACGTCAGGTGCCGGTGATGATTCACCGTGCTATTCTGGGTTCAATGGAACGCTTTATCGGTATTCTCACTGAAGAATACGCCGGTTTTTATCCAACCTGGCTGGCACCGGTACAAGCGGTGGTGATGAATATCACCGACGGGCAGTCTGATTATGTCAACGAATTAACGCGAAAATTGCAGAATGCGGGCATTCGTGTAAAAGCAGACTTGAGAAACGAGAAGATTGGCTTTAAAATCCGCGAGCACACATTACGTCGCGTCCCTTATATGCTGGTCTGCGGTGATAAAGAGGTAGAAGCCGGTAAAGTGGCTGTACGTACCCGCCGCGGTAAAGACCTCGGGTCCATGGACGTAGATGTGCTGATCGAGAAGCTGCAGCAAGAAATACGCAGCCGCAATCTTCATCAATTGGAGGAATAA
- a CDS encoding C40 family peptidase, translating into MRIGVLLLLSVLLAGCSHHAPPPDARLSDSITVIAELNDQLSHWRGAPYRYGGMSRSGVDCSGFVYLTFRDRFNLQLPRTTRAQTDIGTRIDKDQLLPGDLVFFKTGRGDNGLHVGIYDTDNQFIHASTSQGVIRSSLDNSYWQKVFWQARRI; encoded by the coding sequence ATGCGAATCGGCGTATTGCTTTTACTCAGTGTGTTACTGGCCGGCTGTAGTCATCATGCGCCGCCGCCGGATGCCCGTCTTTCCGACTCTATTACTGTTATCGCCGAGCTTAACGACCAGCTAAGCCACTGGCGCGGCGCGCCTTATCGCTATGGCGGCATGAGCCGCAGTGGCGTCGACTGCTCCGGCTTTGTTTATCTCACCTTCCGCGATCGTTTTAACCTGCAGCTTCCGCGCACCACGCGCGCCCAGACCGATATCGGCACGCGTATCGATAAAGATCAGCTATTGCCGGGCGATCTGGTCTTTTTTAAAACCGGACGCGGCGATAATGGTCTGCACGTTGGCATTTACGATACCGATAATCAATTCATTCACGCCTCGACCAGCCAGGGCGTAATCCGTTCTTCGCTGGATAACAGCTACTGGCAAAAAGTATTCTGGCAGGCGCGCCGAATCTAA
- the infC gene encoding translation initiation factor IF-3 — MKGGKRVQPTRPNRINGEIRATEVRLTGVEGEQLGIVSLREAIEKAEEAGVDLVEISPNAEPPVCRIMDYGKFLYEKSKSSKEQKKKQKVIQVKEIKFRPGTDEGDYQVKLRNLIRFLEEGDKAKITLRFRGREMAHQQIGMEVLNRVKEDLSELAVVESFPSKIEGRQMIMVLAPKKKQ, encoded by the coding sequence ATTAAAGGCGGAAAACGAGTTCAACCGACGCGTCCCAACCGTATTAACGGTGAAATCCGTGCTACCGAGGTGCGTCTGACTGGCGTCGAAGGCGAGCAGCTTGGTATTGTTAGTTTACGCGAAGCTATTGAAAAAGCTGAAGAAGCAGGTGTTGATTTAGTTGAAATCAGCCCTAACGCCGAACCGCCGGTTTGTCGTATAATGGATTACGGCAAGTTCCTCTATGAAAAGAGCAAGTCTTCTAAGGAACAGAAGAAGAAGCAGAAAGTTATCCAGGTCAAGGAAATCAAATTCCGTCCTGGTACCGATGAAGGCGACTATCAGGTCAAACTACGCAACCTGATTCGTTTTCTGGAAGAAGGCGATAAAGCCAAGATCACGCTGCGTTTCCGCGGTCGTGAGATGGCGCACCAACAGATCGGTATGGAAGTGCTTAACCGCGTGAAAGAAGATCTGAGTGAACTGGCAGTGGTCGAATCCTTCCCTTCGAAGATCGAAGGCCGCCAGATGATCATGGTGCTCGCACCCAAGAAGAAACAGTAG
- the btuD gene encoding vitamin B12 ABC transporter ATP-binding protein BtuD, producing the protein MLAIEQAAVAGRLQPFSAQVDGGELIHLLGPNGAGKSSLLARIAGLLAGEGEVRLDGQPLAAWPPKALARRRAWLPQQQPQPGQMAVYHYLRQHADAQTPAPLLAQLLRAFRLEEKLTRPLSQLSGGEWQRVRLTAMLLQVWPQAGQPPALLLLDEPYSGLDVAQQRALDGQLEAFCEAGGAVIASGHDVNHSLRHARSVWLMRQGKVVSQGGVATVMQPALLSQVYDVRFRQLCAGDESWLIAEEMR; encoded by the coding sequence TTGCTGGCCATTGAACAGGCGGCCGTAGCGGGCCGCCTGCAGCCTTTTAGCGCGCAGGTCGACGGCGGCGAGCTGATCCATCTGCTGGGGCCGAATGGCGCCGGCAAAAGCTCGCTGCTGGCGCGTATCGCCGGGCTGCTGGCAGGCGAGGGCGAGGTGCGGCTCGATGGCCAACCGCTTGCGGCATGGCCGCCGAAGGCGCTGGCGCGCCGCCGCGCCTGGCTGCCGCAGCAACAGCCGCAGCCGGGACAGATGGCGGTGTATCACTATCTGCGTCAGCATGCCGATGCGCAGACGCCTGCGCCGCTGCTGGCGCAGCTGCTGCGTGCTTTCCGCCTGGAGGAGAAGCTGACGCGGCCGCTGAGCCAGCTCTCAGGCGGCGAATGGCAGCGCGTCAGGCTGACAGCGATGCTGCTGCAGGTCTGGCCGCAGGCCGGCCAGCCGCCCGCGCTGCTGCTGCTTGATGAACCTTATAGCGGCCTTGACGTGGCGCAGCAGCGGGCGCTGGACGGCCAGCTGGAGGCGTTCTGCGAGGCGGGCGGCGCGGTTATCGCCAGCGGGCATGATGTTAACCACAGCCTGCGCCATGCGCGCAGCGTCTGGTTGATGCGCCAGGGAAAAGTGGTCAGTCAGGGCGGCGTCGCGACAGTGATGCAGCCTGCTCTGCTTAGCCAGGTGTATGACGTGCGTTTCCGTCAATTATGCGCCGGAGACGAAAGCTGGCTCATTGCCGAAGAGATGCGCTGA
- the ihfA gene encoding integration host factor subunit alpha, whose protein sequence is MALTKADMSEYLFEKLGLSKRDAKELVELFFEEVRRALENGEQVKLSGFGNFDLRDKNQRPGRNPKTGEDIPITARRVVTFRPGQKLKSRVENASPKNS, encoded by the coding sequence ATGGCGCTTACAAAAGCTGATATGTCGGAATACCTGTTTGAAAAGCTGGGGCTGAGTAAACGGGATGCCAAAGAGCTGGTTGAACTGTTTTTCGAAGAGGTGAGAAGAGCTTTGGAAAACGGCGAGCAGGTCAAACTGTCTGGATTTGGCAACTTTGATCTTCGCGATAAGAATCAACGTCCGGGACGCAACCCAAAAACCGGTGAAGATATTCCCATTACCGCACGCCGTGTGGTGACCTTTCGCCCGGGACAAAAGCTGAAAAGCCGCGTCGAAAACGCTTCCCCAAAAAACAGCTGA
- the pheT gene encoding phenylalanine--tRNA ligase subunit beta, with protein MKFSELWLREWVNPSLDSAALAEQITMAGLEVDGIEPVAGAFHGVVVGEVVECGQHPNADKLRVTKVNVGGDRLLDIVCGAPNCRQGLKVAVATVGAVLPGDFKIKAAKLRGEPSEGMLCSFSELGISDDHDGIIELPADAPIGTDIRAWLKLDDNSIEISITPNRADCFGIIGVARDVAVLNGLPLTAPEIAPVPATIDDTLPVRVDATDACPRYLSRVVKGINVKAATPLWMKEKLRRCGIRSIDPVVDVTNYVLLELGQPMHAFDLDRIDGGIVVRMAQQDETLTLLDGNEVKLSDDTLVIADHHKALAMGGIFGGAHSGVNEETRNVLLECAWFAPLAITGRARRHGLHTDASHRYERGVDPALQPQAMERATRLLLEICGGEAGPVVDNSVQEKLPAQATITLRREKLDRLIGHPIDDRQVTDILQRLGCDVTVGAGEWRAVAPSWRFDMAIEEDLIEEVARVYGYNNIPNVPVKADLVMTQHHEADLSLKRVKAMLVDKGYQEAITYSFVDPKVQALLHPGEEALILPSPISSDMSAMRLSLWTGLLSAVVYNQNRQQSRVRLFESGLRFVPDTQANLGIRQDVMLAGVLSGNRYEEHWDLARQTVDFYDLKGDLEAVLELTGKLDAIEFRAEANPALHPGQSAAIYLQGERIGYIGVVHPELERKLDLNGRTLVFELLWNKVANRVLPDAREISRFPANRRDIAVVVAETVPAADIIAECKKVGANQIVGVNLFDVYRGKGVNEGFKSLAISLILQDTSRTLEEDEIAATVANCVAALKERFQATLRD; from the coding sequence ATGAAATTCAGTGAACTCTGGTTACGCGAATGGGTAAACCCGTCTCTTGATAGCGCGGCCCTCGCGGAGCAAATCACCATGGCGGGCCTCGAAGTCGATGGCATCGAGCCTGTCGCCGGCGCTTTCCACGGCGTGGTCGTGGGCGAAGTGGTGGAGTGCGGCCAGCATCCGAATGCTGACAAGCTGCGCGTCACCAAGGTTAACGTCGGCGGCGATCGCCTGCTGGATATCGTCTGCGGCGCGCCGAACTGCCGTCAGGGGCTGAAGGTGGCGGTAGCTACCGTCGGCGCGGTACTGCCTGGCGATTTTAAAATCAAAGCGGCCAAGCTGCGCGGCGAGCCGTCGGAAGGGATGCTCTGCTCCTTCTCCGAACTGGGCATCAGCGACGATCATGACGGCATCATCGAGCTGCCGGCGGATGCGCCGATCGGCACCGATATTCGCGCCTGGCTGAAGCTGGACGATAACAGCATCGAAATCAGCATCACCCCGAACCGCGCCGACTGCTTCGGCATTATCGGCGTGGCGCGCGATGTGGCGGTGCTGAATGGCCTGCCGCTGACCGCACCGGAAATTGCGCCGGTGCCGGCCACCATCGACGATACACTGCCGGTGCGCGTTGACGCCACCGACGCTTGCCCACGCTACCTGAGCCGCGTAGTGAAAGGCATCAACGTCAAGGCCGCGACCCCGTTGTGGATGAAAGAGAAGCTGCGTCGCTGCGGCATTCGTTCGATCGATCCGGTGGTGGACGTGACCAACTACGTGCTGTTGGAGCTGGGACAGCCGATGCACGCTTTCGATCTGGATCGCATCGACGGCGGAATCGTAGTGCGCATGGCGCAGCAGGATGAAACCCTGACGCTGCTGGACGGCAACGAAGTGAAGCTGAGCGACGATACGCTGGTGATTGCCGATCACCATAAAGCGCTGGCGATGGGCGGTATCTTCGGCGGCGCGCATTCCGGCGTCAACGAAGAGACGCGCAACGTGCTGCTGGAGTGCGCCTGGTTCGCGCCGCTGGCGATCACCGGCCGCGCGCGTCGTCACGGCCTGCATACCGATGCCTCGCATCGCTATGAGCGCGGCGTCGATCCGGCGCTGCAGCCGCAGGCTATGGAGCGTGCGACGCGCCTGCTGCTGGAGATCTGCGGCGGCGAAGCGGGTCCGGTCGTCGACAACAGCGTGCAGGAGAAACTGCCGGCGCAGGCGACCATTACGCTGCGTCGTGAAAAGCTGGACCGTCTGATCGGCCATCCTATCGATGACCGCCAGGTGACCGATATTCTGCAGCGTCTGGGCTGCGACGTCACCGTCGGCGCAGGCGAGTGGCGCGCAGTCGCGCCGAGCTGGCGTTTCGATATGGCGATTGAAGAAGATCTGATCGAAGAAGTGGCGCGCGTTTACGGTTACAACAACATCCCTAACGTGCCGGTGAAGGCCGACCTGGTGATGACGCAGCATCATGAAGCGGATCTCTCCCTGAAGCGCGTGAAAGCGATGCTGGTGGATAAAGGCTATCAGGAAGCGATCACCTACAGCTTTGTCGATCCGAAAGTGCAGGCACTGCTGCATCCGGGCGAAGAGGCGTTGATCCTGCCAAGCCCGATCTCCAGCGATATGTCCGCCATGCGCCTGTCGCTATGGACCGGCCTGCTTTCCGCGGTGGTTTACAATCAGAACCGCCAGCAGAGCCGCGTGCGCCTGTTTGAAAGCGGCCTGCGCTTTGTGCCGGATACACAAGCAAATTTAGGTATCCGACAGGATGTTATGCTGGCGGGCGTGCTGAGCGGCAACCGTTACGAAGAGCATTGGGACCTGGCGCGTCAGACCGTCGACTTCTATGATTTAAAAGGTGATTTGGAAGCGGTGCTGGAATTAACCGGCAAACTCGACGCGATTGAGTTCCGTGCGGAAGCGAATCCGGCGCTGCATCCGGGCCAGAGCGCGGCAATCTATTTGCAGGGCGAGCGCATCGGCTACATCGGTGTGGTGCATCCGGAACTGGAGCGCAAGCTGGATCTTAACGGCCGCACCTTAGTGTTTGAACTGCTTTGGAATAAGGTCGCAAACCGCGTCCTGCCTGACGCGCGCGAAATTTCTCGCTTCCCGGCGAACCGCCGCGACATCGCCGTTGTGGTAGCTGAAACGGTTCCGGCAGCAGATATCATTGCGGAGTGTAAGAAAGTTGGCGCAAATCAGATAGTTGGCGTAAACTTGTTTGACGTGTACCGCGGTAAGGGTGTAAACGAAGGGTTTAAGAGCCTTGCGATTAGCCTGATTTTGCAAGATACCAGCCGGACACTCGAAGAAGACGAGATTGCTGCAACCGTCGCCAACTGTGTTGCGGCATTAAAAGAGCGATTCCAGGCAACCTTGAGGGATTGA
- a CDS encoding glutathione peroxidase, with protein sequence MSIYDTELVMLDGTPTTLGQWRGDVLLIVNVASECGLTPQYEELENLQRAWHKSGFNVLGFPCNAFLGQEPGSNEEIQQFCSTRYGVTFPMFSKIEVNGPERHPLYQQLITARPEAVEPENSGFYERMASKGRAPKEKGDILWNFEKFLVGRDGEVVQRFAPDMTPEDPIVMESIKLALAK encoded by the coding sequence ATGAGCATTTATGATACTGAACTGGTTATGCTGGATGGCACACCTACCACCCTGGGCCAGTGGCGAGGGGATGTGCTGCTGATTGTCAACGTCGCCTCAGAGTGCGGCCTGACGCCGCAGTATGAAGAACTGGAGAACCTGCAGCGCGCCTGGCATAAATCCGGCTTTAATGTGCTGGGCTTTCCGTGCAACGCCTTCCTCGGCCAGGAGCCGGGCAGCAACGAAGAGATCCAGCAGTTCTGCAGCACCCGTTATGGCGTAACCTTCCCGATGTTCAGCAAAATCGAGGTCAACGGTCCTGAGCGCCACCCGCTTTACCAGCAGCTGATTACCGCGCGTCCTGAAGCGGTAGAGCCGGAAAACAGCGGCTTTTATGAGCGCATGGCCAGCAAGGGCCGCGCGCCGAAAGAGAAGGGCGATATCCTGTGGAATTTCGAGAAGTTCCTCGTTGGTCGCGACGGCGAAGTAGTGCAGCGCTTCGCGCCGGATATGACGCCGGAAGATCCGATCGTTATGGAAAGCATTAAGCTCGCGCTGGCGAAATAG
- a CDS encoding DUF2502 domain-containing protein translates to MKIMKMKNSVPAIILSLLAALPIAASAGVSLAIAPAGITIHIGDRDHRGYYWDGYDWRAPKWWHEHHGRHQGEKGPRGYWNGNGWQAHPPVDREPRHEPQHERPIAHRDTHQRDRRPGDERLAAERHANGGPDHRPVAQPHG, encoded by the coding sequence ATGAAAATAATGAAAATGAAAAACAGCGTTCCCGCTATTATCCTGAGCCTGCTGGCGGCGCTGCCGATAGCTGCCAGCGCCGGCGTATCGCTCGCTATTGCTCCTGCAGGCATCACTATCCATATTGGCGATCGCGATCATCGCGGCTACTACTGGGACGGCTATGACTGGCGCGCGCCGAAATGGTGGCATGAACATCACGGGCGCCATCAGGGTGAAAAAGGGCCACGCGGCTACTGGAACGGCAATGGCTGGCAGGCGCATCCGCCAGTAGATCGTGAGCCACGGCACGAACCGCAGCATGAGCGACCGATCGCCCATCGTGATACGCATCAGCGCGACCGCCGGCCCGGCGACGAGCGGCTGGCCGCTGAGCGTCATGCTAACGGTGGCCCGGATCATCGCCCTGTGGCTCAGCCGCACGGCTAA